DNA sequence from the Vicia villosa cultivar HV-30 ecotype Madison, WI linkage group LG3, Vvil1.0, whole genome shotgun sequence genome:
TGTGACCACATTTTAATGTGATTTTAAAATGGTGCCTACTGCTCTAAGTTTCAGCTCAGTAGTAGGAAAAGTCGATGGTTCAGCTCAGACTACAAAATTGAGTGTTATAGTCTAAGTGAGGAAGCATAAGTGTGTCTAATATCCACCAGCTTAATAAGGGAACATTTAATTAGTGATAATGTATAATATTTTGTCAcagttataatattattattactttgaTATAAAAACATTGAAAATTAATTTTGGTAGTTATCAATATATTACAAATGGAAATTATTAAACTCAAGTGTTATATGCAATAGTTTAGAACAGTGTACTGCTTTGCCCTTTGAAAAATACATCAGCAAGTTAACCCTATGAAATACATAGCTGCAGATTAGTAATGGCAGGGCATGTGCTCTTGGACAAAGCTCAACCTTGATTCACTAACCGTTTTAACAATGAAAAGGGTGTTCAAATGGTTATTCCACAAAGGATGAGCAGCCATTTATCATAgtcagaaagaaaaataaatctcaATCGGCTTGTTTGTAGTATAACATAATAAAGGAAAAAGCAGGGCAAGATTAAATCTAATGAAAGCAACTTCAATCTTGTAGCACCTCTGTCTAAATAATTCAACATTGTAGCTCACATAAATTCTTCAACAAATTGCTTATTTTTATTACTTTGATATCAAAACATTGAAATTGCTTTCATTAGCTTTATTAAACTCAAGTGTTATGTGGAATCTACTGAATTTTTAGAAAGCTAATCTATTGAAGTCATAACAACTGCCAATACATATTCTTGATAACTAAGTTTGGTTGCATTACTCTGTCTAATAGCTACAGATTAATTAGGGAACATGTAATTAGTTTGGCTGCATTACTCTGTCTAATAGCTACATATTCTATGCACTCCAACATGTtttttctggtaggtaatgggAACATGTTTTTTCTGGTAGGTAATTAGGGAGAATGTGAATAGGGAACATGTAAATTATAGTTCCTCAAATTAGGAACATGTAGTTATCAGCAATGGTATTAGGGAAGATGTAAATTATTTGTCTGAGTTGCAGGATGTTTGCTTCATTTGCAACTCAGCCTTTTTGAATATTATATAAGTAAGTATTCATAAGCTGATAACACGAATTGATCATAAATTAGATAGTTATAATATCAGAACGATTACAAAACATGGTGAATATGCCATAAAGGAGTTATAATACTACAAAGTCATGGCAGAGATAACTACTAATGAGAGTAGTTCAGAAATTATGTCAGTTAGTGGAATATATCGTTACACTTCCAAAATGCTAGATTCAGCAACAAAAAAGAGATAAATTGTTGAAATAAACCCACCAAATTATTCTTTCTTCAAATGCTTAAGCTTCCTTCCAGTCTTGGGCTTAGTGGCGGATTGTTTGGGAGTGATCTCTTCAGCCTGGATGATATCATTAACCGAGGTTGACTCTGATCCCCTCTTGGCTGGAGTACTGTTGGAGCTTGCCTCTGGGCTCGAATTCGGGTTAGCAGCCGAGTATGGCTCAGCACAGATTGATTGCTCCGAAGACTGTGTGAGCTACAAATGAGACATAGAAATCAGTTAATCATTTGTTTCTGTTAACATTAGACTATTTTTTACAATAGATAAAAGTAAAGATCCATGAACTAACTTGGTTTGGAATAAGTATAGGAGCAATGGTGGATGTTTCAAGAGTGTTCTGAAGTGGCATGGTCTGTAACAGAAAACAACCAATTTGatattaatgtaaatcaaaagtTGGAGTACTGTAACTTCATATGGAAGttctaaaagaagcatgaaaCATATGAATCACCTCATCTGGGGTGAGGTATTTGTCAAACTTGGCATAAAGGCCCTCCTCGTTAAGTATTTTAACGATAGAAAATTGTCGGTACTGTTGTTGATACTTGACACGGAACACAAATTCTTTATTCAACAAAACATCTAGATGAGCAGGCCAAATTTTAGGATTGTCTTCTCCTGCCTATGAACCAAAACGAAATTAGTTTAGGATTAATAAGCAAGAAACCGGCATAATGCAATAAAAGCAAAATGCCAATGACAAATCTCACCTCTTTCATAACCTCTCTTAATTCCCTAGCAGTCATTTTCGTATAAGGAATACAATCCTTATCCCAAAAAACAAATGTTCCACTGTGGTCACCATAGACAACTTCAACCTCAACTTTGAACCTACCATGAATAAGTGGGTTTAAGGTCATTGATAGATATTTTAGTAAGATATGAAATTAGGTAGAAGGGCAAGAAAAAGTGCTCACTTCATAACAGGTTCAGTCTTTGTATTTCCAGATGACCCAGCATAAGACTCAAAATACCATCCGTTCTTGGAAGCTTTGAAACCAACGGTAGTGCCAATAGTCGTTGCGAAAGAATCCTTTTGCATCGAAGATAATGGAAAACAGAATTAAAATGTTAATGGCGTGATAAAGAATAAGAATATTTTCAGAACATAAAGTATGTAAATTCAGTCAAACCTTTGCTAGTGCAGCGATTGCATGGATACTCCTGACCTCACTCAAGTTAGTCCAGAAATTGTTTCCAGATTGAATGGAAGAATCGCATGTTAATGATTGGGAAAGGGCAGGTATACCGGATAAATCAGTAGTTCCAAAACTGAAAACAACAtgattttcataaaatattttatcgaATTGAAACACATTAATTGAAGGATTTTTGAAGACAAGTGGATACATTACCTAGCTTTGAAATCTTCCACTTGTGGATGGTCCAAGTTAATGAGAAGTCTAGAGCCGTTCCATGCATTCGAAAGAGACGGAAGACCGGAAACTATAATGCAAGGCAAAGGTTTGTAAGGAAGACAGTGTAACATGAAACATGGAATAGTGATGTAAACATTAGAGTAGATAAATCTAAACATCAAATAAGAAGCATTGTTAACTAATTGAAACCTGAATTTGGCTTGCACCAGGCATGGGTCAAAACGATAATTGTAGGCCCAGAAGTGTTGTTCGGGGTAGTGTAGTTCATGAATTGCTTGCCGTAAGTTTCCCATAATGCCACCTCGATAACATTCCCTTCGACATCTCGCAAGGTAATATTGACGCAAGATTTCCTACCACCACCGCCCATTTGTGTCTTAACAACATCTTGCAACACCCCTATAACATCTAAAATGTATGAAGCAAGTAAAGCAACATTAGAAA
Encoded proteins:
- the LOC131659358 gene encoding uncharacterized protein LOC131659358, which gives rise to MVDGSGNIHKLMANGNDNNELQEDNNIQDKFSFRLFFLWPDKLCLRFTTGTMSRAPILINDLVKGNQVWKILIRVVDLWVVNEKNGHQHLEMVIQDVKADKIHVTSWNRDFKDWFEQVKEHETYIMYNGEPVDNEGPLKVCSHPLKLVLNGGTTMMKAALPDIPTHKFIFHPIDNFLKGNYKHDILYDVIGVLQDVVKTQMGGGGRKSCVNITLRDVEGNVIEVALWETYGKQFMNYTTPNNTSGPTIIVLTHAWCKPNSVSGLPSLSNAWNGSRLLINLDHPQVEDFKASFGTTDLSGIPALSQSLTCDSSIQSGNNFWTNLSEVRSIHAIAALAKDSFATTIGTTVGFKASKNGWYFESYAGSSGNTKTEPVMKFKVEVEVVYGDHSGTFVFWDKDCIPYTKMTARELREVMKEAGEDNPKIWPAHLDVLLNKEFVFRVKYQQQYRQFSIVKILNEEGLYAKFDKYLTPDETMPLQNTLETSTIAPILIPNQLTQSSEQSICAEPYSAANPNSSPEASSNSTPAKRGSESTSVNDIIQAEEITPKQSATKPKTGRKLKHLKKE